aataaaaaaatacacacttttatgaccgttttcttgaaaattattcgatcgttaaggggttaaaaaaaactcaaagagagaagaaataaatcaaaaccattttgaaatcaatattttaaaatctatccAGCTGTAACGTAGAAGTAACATGGGATAATTGCTTAAAACAATAGCTTTACAGTGACAAAGAACTCTAAATTGCCAATGATGCAATAAATCCCATGATTACTAAAGTTGAATTTAAGGAAATTGAAgatttaaacaagaaaaacagaaaatcatTTCTCTTGATTCTTGTTAGGAATAACTGCAGTATTCAATCCTCAAATGCTCCTTTGAAGattgattattgaaaaaaaatcctctcccacacacacatatcccTGTATTTCTTTATAGGTTGCAAGATTTTAGTTGATATTGACTGATTAAGAAGATTTTTTATCACATTTTCAGCTCCAAGAAAGCGTGGGCAGAAAAGAGAGAGACTGTTCAAAATGAAGTATCGTTTCCTTGAAGCGCCAATTCCTTATACGCCAGTAGCGAAGTAGGTAACATAATGGCATAGTTTATGTAAATGTCACTCTTTTAGATATATTGTAATTCTGACGTTGGCTTATAATATTTTGCTTGTATAAACTTTTATCATTCCAGCTTAGATAAATCAAAGAGCTTTTGAAAATTTACTCCATATAAGTTAGCAAACTAGTTACATATTTTATCagtttattatttattcttttaaccCTTTCAGGACATCAGCCAGCACAAGATAAGAATCCCTCAGGATGGGAGCTGATTCACTTAGCCTGCTTAGAGGGCAGGGCATTTTATTTCACTAAGCCTAATACACAATTCCGTAAAGTATGCATTACATAATGATGGATGAAATTTATTCTTTATGTAGAAATGAAacgatttttaaatatgtaattaacaATATTACAGTGTCAATCGTAAcataaaaattgaattgaaatacCACTGTGTGGcaaaaaaataccttcaaaattCTTCTCATCATAATTCTTGCTAATTCACATGTAAACTgatcccctgaatccaaatatgatcactgtttcccccccccccctacttgtCCCATTTTAATTGCGTCCCccaatttattttcagatttcaacagtttcatagccattatttttatttggagaggaTGGGAGCACTATATGAGCCGTGCTGTAGTAATTCACAAATACTCAGGGCTTGATTTAGAAATTTCAGGACTGTAAGCACAACAAACCTGTAGCAAACCCTTGACTTGCAGAACCAAAGAACATTCTCAATCACACATCTTTTTGTCTTTTGTTATCTCTCCCCAAAAAGGTTTTCAAATGCCCCCAAATGATCCTTAGAAAGGAAGTACTGAAGCTATTTCATTTCTGACTCAATGTATTTGTAATTTGAagcttatataaataaacaattacaaaacatttaaacatCTTGAAATATTGTAAATCATCAGAAACAAAGTAAATGTCTTAAGCAGTAATAATGAGCTCCGTACTAACATGGAATGACATCTGAGTGATCTCGTTCTACTCTAGATGTCACTCCAGATAATTTTTTCACTCTATGGGGGAGAATTTTCCGCTGAACTCATACATCTTGTTAATAAAGAGTCGGCAAAATTTATTGTGCAAAACAAAGGAAAACATtcattctgtgaaaaaaaaaagttttttggggGCCCTCCAAACACGGGCCCAAAACCTGTGCTTCACAGACTTACACTTAAATCTAGCCCTGCAAATACTTCTTCATTATCAATCAGGACTGttgaattcattgaggaaagaggatGTGCgtgatcctttcgagtcagtttgatgTTTGTAAATgtcaagtgttccattttttgccatgaggGTGTGTGTTTGAAATTCTATAATTTTGAATTGATTGAATGAATTGTAaaaaagtagcatatcaaattaaagaaaatttaaagttcTACAACTTTATCTTTGACAATTtttatgaatactgatcctgggaggcactagaaGCAACTGTTTGACCAAAAGAGAGAATTTCTCCgaaaatcattgatttttcataacatataccctgAAAATTATTGCAAATTTGACAAATATATATAGAAACAGTTCTCTAGAaactttatttagcttgaatttttattttgaacgcatttttttccaccatttttGATATATTCAAAAATCCCAAAATTTGCTTCCCTCCTCCCTCTAACCTTTAGCTCACCctccagggtcggggactttcagtatgtttacttactatgaagaagtatgaagtgaaaaaggGGGGGCGCTTGAAAACAGCGCGAGCACCGAGaccacaggtctattgtactatcccctcttagactactaaaggagcccagtaacagaaataaatctcagcagttgcctaaccgaaattctaggcagttcccagggatctacatagtggtatcccaagtgctcaaacctttgtgcagagtagaagtcacattcacaCAGCACATGAGTTGAGCTTTCATCAGCCATATGACATCCTCTACACGAAGGGTTGTCGAtaacacccatcagattaaggTGCCTATTGagagagcagtgtccagttagtaaccCAACAGACTTCATGATCTCATTCCTGTTCAAGTTAAGCAGTTCCTTAGACCTGAGCCAGGGAGGCTGCTGGTTCAGAGTCTTGGCCTGTCTTTGAGACTCAGACTGAAGCCACAGGCCATAAGATTCATCCAAAAGATGGTTCTTTGCAGTGGTCCTTACTGCATTGTAGGGCAGGCAGAGGACAGGCTCGAGTCCCATAAACGGTACATTGGAGCCCTGTTTAGCTAACTGATCTGCCAATTCGTTACCTAAAATGTCACGGTGACCAGGAGCCCAGTAAAGGAAGACCCTATTACTGCCAGCTAGTCTTACCAGTGCATTATGGCACTCCCAAACTGTTTTGGTAGTAAAACAGTTATGATTGAGAGCTTTCAACACAGCTTGGCTATCAGAGAATATTCTGATAACCTTCCCGCTTAGGCCTCGATCTAGGCAGTTGTTTACACAAGCCAATATGGCTAAAGTTTCTGCCTAGTAGACAGTAGCTATCTTCCCTAAAGAGAAGCACAGATTAGTGTTATTGCTGCTGCAATATGCACCAGAACCAGTTCCAGACGCAGTCTTGGACCCATCTGTAAACCAGATTTCCTGTGCATTGCCAGTGATATCCTGTACATCCTTCCATTGCTCTCTGGACGGAAACACAATGTTATAATTGGCATTAAAGCTGAATTGTTTTAACATCCAGTCAGAAGGCATCATAAAGTAAGGATGCTTACTAGTCTTTGCACACAGTTTATCGTACAGAGACAGGTAACGAGGGGACTTCCAGAGACCCATGAGCTTGAGGCGGTATGCACACAGAATCACCTCCATTTCTACTTGCTTATGCAACGGAAGAAGGCCAAGAAGGAGATCAAGGCTATATGGGAAGGAGTAGTTCTCATGGCACTAGTGATAGTAATAGTAGCCATCCTTTGTACATTGGGGAGGCAACCCTCAGCCATAATGGTACAGGTTTTACCCCACCAGGCAATTGCCCCATATGTAACCGTAGGTACAATTACTCTAGTATAAACCCAGTGTGCGATTTTCGGAGGAAAAGCCCCAATTAATACCAATTGCTCGTCTACAAGACCAAAAGATTCTCTTGGCCTTATCGGTAATTTGCTTAAGGTGAGAATTCCATGTCAAAGTTTTGTCAAAGATCATACCCAGGTACTTGACCTCAGTAGAGTAGGCAAGAGGTGAACCAAAGAACTTGATTATCTTCAAGTCTTCGAGACGTTTACGAGTGAAGGAAACCAAATAAGTCTTATTCGGATTGACCGTAAGACCTGCCTCCAAACACCACTTTTCAATTTCCTTAAGGGCAGACCCCATGAGATTTGTAACAGTTTCATGGAACCTACCCCTAATAACAAGGGTTATGTCGTCCGCATAGCCAATGCAGTGCAGACCTTTGCGATGAATTCTGTCCAGAAGTTCATCAACCACCAGGCACCAAAGCAAAGGGGAGAGAACGCCCCCTTGTGAGCAGCCACTGCAGTTACCCACCATCATAGTTCTGCCCAGCATGCAAGCTTTTGCCATACGGGTTGTTAGCAGACTATTAACCCAGGTACATATCATGGGATCAATTACCTTGTGTGCGAGAGAATCGTTAATAGTCTCAGTAGGGACCTTATCAAAAGCTCCCCCAATGTCAAGGAAAGCAGCGAGAGCTACTTCTTGTCCATTGACTGCATTATCCAGAGCTGTTATCAGCTCATAAAGTGCAGTCTCAGTGGACCTTCCAGGCTGATAAGCATGCTGGCACTTAGAAAGAGGGTTGGTTTTCAAAACACAATCCCTGATGTGCCTATGTTTACGTACTAACtactcctaacaatattctgaagtcaaaaattatctcatattccatgcacgctactatgtgttcattgactggactaatatgaaacaatgctattcactATTTGTTTGACTGATCCGAAGCTTGGAGAAGACTCGTGGCTCCGCTTAAAGTTTGCAAATTTAAATCAggagatggctacataagagcaacgttaaaatccagatcaattatgccagagttttcaagaaaaaaaactgattaattacATTCAACAAgtcacacttaaaacaataagacttgtgtGCTGGATGGTAGAAATTTTGCATAAGCTTCTATTATCTGAAAATGGCTAATTACTGTAAAGAATGGGACTTCTGCATGGTTAGAAGGTACCTttgaaatcaagaaataaattgtttttgtttaatatagtgctttttaaaagggttttcccaaaatttccaaaaaaaacttttttttaaatctcaaaaaaaaaaaaaaaaaaagccaaaattcTCCCCTTTTTATGGTTTTTTAAGCTTGTTCTTGAATTAGaaagtattattcgatttcaacatttctttttaatttctcaaggcttcagacaaaacatttttaaaaaatgcattgaaaaaaaaacaattttccatttttccgaattttcagGCTCTTTGGGCGattggaagatattatccgatttcaaaaattatttttttgttttctaagtcttcaccaatcgcaacttttccgtgctatagcaactcgcaaaaatatttttcgttttttccgCTCCATCTTAATATAAActacataataaaagaattagTTTGAAATATTCACCTATTTTGAATTTCTTGTGAAATAAGAGACTAATGTATCTGTAACTTTTGTTACTTTAGCTGCATGTTCcaacaaaaattgaaacttatcACTTGCAGTATATCACAAAAAGTACTAGGACACTTTTAAATCTtcacatttttatggatttctcgagaaataagagactaATTGCTCTAACTTTTGTCACACAAAAGCTATGCTCtactgtcattttccaataaaaataaaaccacccATACATTTAGGGAGGAAGTGATCAtctttcatcgtaaatagctgggattaagctataaatttcataaattagtTGACTTACTatgtaaagttaatttttatatttatgaaagtatctcttatacccacgaaGATATAAccattcatttcaaaaatttataatcaaATTCCATTTCAATatctttaagatttaaaaagatatcagcaatctaatgtgctgaatttcaataattcttggataaaCAACAAATCGTTAGCAATTTGCAACACTTGCCAGCTATCTTTCAGTATGATTCATGATGAAAACAGATTATATATGAGTGACCCCTCACAATTTGTTGCCTATTCAAGAATTATAGAATTTTGTCTGATTAGATCGCTgatatcttttttaatttttaagatgttgaaaatggaattttacacGGGCAGTCtaaaattacttgttttaaatgttcatatttcatcaagttttcacaattttggtttaaaattttagtttaattctTCTCTTGCATGCTGTCAACTTTTCTGAACGTTTGTTAAGGTTTGAAAAAATACTCTGTGTTTTGAGCAAAAAACCTGCAAGCAAAATCGTTATTTTTAACAGAAATGCTTATATagtagtgttgtcaaaatttgcctttgaaacttataaaaaaaattgtttattactctttttgcatagttttataaaaaatacaatcttttttacctcatatgaaaggaaaaaaatagtgatacaatgttttttttttaaactgtgatgtccctagtttcatggacATGCCCAGCTTTAAACACTAAGTCATGCTTGAAAATGCTCGGCCAGGAAATGTGGAACAAGGTTACTTTTTGTGGAGCTGCGGAGTATCGCTATTTTTGCGGAGTAGTTGGCAACCCTGCAGTGTATGACCCCATGAAGtataagcatttttttcgaaaataccaTTTTTGGTTCATAATATGCAGACTTTTTTGTCAAACCTTACCAATCTTTCAGTTAACTTGACAACATACAAGAGaaatataatgttaaaatttaaatgaaatattgaaaatttgataaaaaatgaacatttaatgCAAATGATTTTTCACTGCATGCGTGAAGGATGGCTATTTgtaacataaaaattttttttattcaattagatGTGGCAACTCATAAAACAATTCCAATTGAatatcataaaagaaaaatattggcaACCTAATGagcgtttttttcccctttcttttcttGAATCTTAGGCAATCCTCTTCACCTGGTAAAAAATCAGCATCACCTGGtaaaacatcagcaaagaaacgCTCAACAAAAGCAAAGAAGAATAAGGAAACCAGCGACACCGAAGAGAAGAATAAAGAAACCAGCGACACCGAAGAGAAGAATACAGAAACCAGCGACAACGAAGAGAAGAATAAAGAAACAAGCAACACCGAAGAGAAGAATAAAGAAACAAGCGACACCAAAGAGAAGAATAAAAAAACCAGCAACACCAAAGAGAAGAATAAAGAAACCAGCAACAccaaaaagaagaataaataaacCAGCGACACCGAAGAGGAGTCgccaaaaaattgaagaaaggaaaaagatgAAAACTTGAGCTGTGTATGTCAATAattgttttatgtattttgtaaagCAGAATttgataaatgaatttttttggtaAACATTGTTTTCTCACTTAGTATTTTCAACTCAATAAGTATTGTAAGAGATTAGTGTACGAACAAAAAAGTGACATTCGAATAAAATCGTGTGaatgtggtgcaaagtgaaatatatATTCTACTTGAAATAGATATTCTCTctctaataattaaaaatagtaaaaaaagaatagaaaaatttctcacattatgaagtgaaattttatgcataaaaaagcTGAGTGAAGAAAATTCTATACCACAACCTTGatcctcttattttttattgtgaTGTCCAAACTTCTTGTATCATACTGTTAAACTATATTAACGTTATATTATATCCTTATTGGtatttaatgcaagttttttcatattttcatgaaaattgggaataataataaaaaaatcatttagtcaGGTATTTTCATACAGTTTTAACGGAATGATAAAGTCAACTCGCTGGGTGCAAAATTATTAGCTGTCGTAACTACAAatgtttaactaatttcattGTACAATTTTTGTGAATGACATGAGTAgcaaaagctttttgcttaaccaTCCAAGTTTTAATGAAACAGAACAATTTCCTTTTTCAGACTTTTCTATAACAATAATATTTATTGAAAGTCGGCCAGGGCAATTTAGTATCATTCTCGTCCATAACATTTACAATAGCTCCCAtatttaatgaatattggaaCAATAATCCCATTGAAACTTAAAACGTTCATCCACAGGACATTCATTCTCGACTGCTAGAAAACACATACATACTACTAAATTGGCAGTTATTGCTCATTATGTTTTTTCTAAGACATGCTATATTCAATGAATAtttgtgaaatatgaaaattacaatgcaaaataaactaatggcgtcaaacacaTAGTACGTACGACGTCAAAATGATAGGTTTGAGGTCATCTCGTATTTGTTGAGTCCTATTtttcattgcatccgctgatgtactacTTGTGTATTATTTTCCGCAGTCAGATTCATTTGaaccttgtttttatttttactttatttaacagTAGTtgccagaaatcgctacaaactacaaTTTTTTGTAGTGCACTACTCActactgttactttttttttttttaaagtagtgcactacactacagactattaaaaaatgtagctactactgTAGCGTGCTATTTTCGACCACTGATTTAAGTTTGCATGTAGGATTAAtggttgtgaaaatagaggttttgcataTTAAACAAGGACGCACTGTATAAGTAAACCAAAGGTGGCCATAGttgaattttgataatttttccttattttctgGTTAAGTGTATTGTGCTGAATTCTTTACGTTGGATTTTACTCTAATCTGTTACATATATGAAGTGCAAATCTTTTTGTAAGAtgaaatttaactatttttattataCAATTTCAAATTCGTAGCTTGTGGGCCTTCAATGCAGCGTAGTGTTCCACGGGTGACTCAGTTGTGGAAACCATttgcaaaatatgaaaaacattaCCAGCCAACAATTTTTACTAGTACTAGTGGAGCAATACAATATTGaactgaaagaaaatatttaattgtaagggaattaaaaaatatataacaaagatTTTTTCGACTCAACACTGTCATGCCTTTAATTCTgggtttgtttttaaattattgatataGGGGTACAAtttgtacattaaaaaatatgaaatagtgGAGCACCGAAAATTACTTTATTGCAttagtttacatatttttttcgtaAAGGTGGCCACTTTGGGAACATGCTTGTATTGGTCACCATTTGCACGGCGTGCACctatttatctgttacctttatTGAAGTTAAAGTGAATCAAAGTAGTGTATGTGATTAATGATAAAGACATAATCTTTCAGAATACTATCTAAATGCTTTTACTTGGTTTCAAATTTATGAGAATTGAAATACATTCTTACCTACAAATTAGAACTATTCCACTTCAAAAGTTAAATCCTTGCATAGAATGGTAAGCAATCAAGGTAATCCCTTCTAAGTCAGCCATTTGCACTGCAGATATATTTCTGCAAGGCAATATCGCCGTTTTAggataaaaaaagtaaattaattctattttttggCTGTGGCCTACCTTACCAGGAAACTACCATGGATGCATaaattacactggtgtgcaaaaattaaggacaaagtcgaaaaattagcatatcagctgaacgaagaggcagagcagacagaaagaccaatcaggagattaagtaaggtgatgtacggtagcacatgcacagatatgcaggcagacgtaatgggggagtgtctgagcagtataaagcatgttgtcggtgtaagatcagtagttctggcaaagagattacatgccgtatagcagttaaaatcacaccgagttgctgcctcagcaagaaatggcgaataatcaatctgttagacgacatctggatgcttttacccaaAGTCGAATCATtcggaagttggaggaaggccgcagtgtgacaagtgtggctgcagagttcggaattgttgttggatataatttgaggttaatggcctacagctaagctgaaaattaggcaactcatttccaactaaaaatttgaggtagtggtctgcccgaagaaaataaaacatgaatcattctttacactgaaaaacatttatttaacatatattgagaaaatgattacaacacaatgatttgttctccgaagaaaaattaaaaaaagagatcttacaataagtccatgcatGGATCAAAAGTCCTGTCGATGTTCCATGGTGACACCTCACCGGTAGATGGACGGCATAGCAATTTCCACCAGAATTGCAGGCTGGTCAGTTCGTACCACGTGAGCAACAGTTCACCACATCAGAAAAAAAACATATCGAAGATGGACACGATCCTCTTTCCCCGGAAAACAAACGACCCACATCAGggaaaataataacttttcaCTTTGATAGACGTCATCACAACACGCGCTTTCCAGACTGGAGACATCAACAGTGCATTATTCAGGAAAGACCAGTAGCGAAAAATTTGTGATGACATTGACAAACACATTCACAGCACACCaacaacacaagacgaggagacgagTAAAAGAAAAGTAGCGATCGAGCTACGGCAGGTCAGAGTATTTGTAGCCAGATCCGACCTTGCACGTAACAATGTGACGTAACATTATTTGCATATTGCCAGAACAACACAACTCGGTAAACACACAGCTTGCAGGCTGCACAACTCTTATTTAATTTGACATTCAGCACTCAACACCTCAACATGGTTTCCTTATGTGACCGACATGTGCTCAgtcggaagtttaccgacgtctgccgaatgacggcaaccaatcatagcgtgccacatgtttttccgaacacttccgattcaaactcggacatttgagtgtcggtggcaggtggatgggatttcccgCGCAAGGTTTTctcccggaatggcaaaaggtaagtcacaaaatattttttttaaacaatattggtgaaatccttcaagaaccaaaaataaaggcatttagcccaacaattgtgctcacagcatcgtttcacgactttggagacaatttcaaactacaggaacagctatccgggggttcagtagtggtcgtccacgaggaaccacacccgcagatgaccagtatattgtcttacaggccagaagaaacaggcggcagacagtgggagaaatcgctagacacacggcACAGGCGACTGGaagaccgatatcgcgttttaccgtggccagaaaactgcacggtggtggtctgtttgcacgatgCCCTGTTCCTCTAAAGCTTGCCCATTGGAGAAGgcattctctgtggtgccgggaacaccggaattggagagacaatgaatggggacgagtactctttacagctgagggcagattcagtctgagtagcgattctcatcgcatactcatctggagagagcggggaagccgcaatcatccctcgaacatcattgaaagggacaggtattaaggtcgcggtgttctcgtttggggaggcatcatgcttggtagtagtacagaccttcacatctttgacgcaggttcagtcaacgggagccattattgtaacgagattcttcttccatatgttcgtctttttagaggcgctatgggtccgcagttccttttcatggacgacaatgcaccatgtcatcgcacagtagctggcgaacagctcttagagagtgagaatattgaacgtatggattggccggcacgatctccggatctcaatcccatcgagcatgtatgggattttctaggcagacgcttggcagctcgtaccttatcACCAGTAACGATTccggagcttcgattggcgctgcaagacaaatgggcagcaatgcctcaacaactcattgacaccctcattctcagcatgggcagacgctgtgaaacctgcctagcagtcgctGGACAGGGCCTGGATCTGGACTCtgccatcacagggatgtttcggccttcagtcgcattgcgctccctgctactttttcaataaagcttctttttatccctctgatttctcttttagtaagtgttgcttacattacacatgtccttacgtattgaggatcttacggtattaaatatgttgatttgggaagcttttgtacaaagttatattgaaaaaaccgtcttgtccttcatttttgcacaccagtgtgtgTGCCATCGTTACCCCGTTATCAAAATATTGGATCTTAACGTCTACCAAAGTTTCAAggaaagtcgccaaatttagcgagtttcgttGAAAAATGGAATGTACGGAGCGAATtcacatctgcatctgacaagccATCTCATTGCTGTTTTGCAGGGGCATGCAAGTGAAACGCCCCCTGCAGTTGTGGATTGCGAATGAGCTGCGGCCACTATCCAATGCAAGTGTAACACGCCGCAGATTTGCAACTCTCCTCCCTTACTCGGCAACTACAACCGTTGAAAACGATTCTCTGGCAATGGGGTACTATTCATGTGATGTCATACTCACGGATCACGTTATCTTCAGCTGCCGTGAAACTGCTGTTTACAATTTGCATGTTGCCACGCAGCTTAAGAGCATTAAATCAAAATGGGAAAAACGCATTTTCAgtctaaatcattttaattttttcaacaactgACAACATGATCCACCGAATATTTgaagcaatcatttttttttttgtctgttcttTTAGAGGAGCATATT
This sequence is a window from Uloborus diversus isolate 005 chromosome 10, Udiv.v.3.1, whole genome shotgun sequence. Protein-coding genes within it:
- the LOC129231580 gene encoding nucleolin-like: MLNFFFFKTSIGNRRALIKAAAFNRTITQARRYASKGKPYKPGRPKTVAELEKMMAPDEPPRKRGQKRERLFKMKYRFLEAPIPYTPVAKQSSSPGKKSASPGKTSAKKRSTKAKKNKETSDTEEKNKETSDTEEKNTETSDNEEKNKETSNTEEKNKETSDTKEKNKKTSNTKEKNKETSNTKKKNK